A window of Fragaria vesca subsp. vesca linkage group LG7, FraVesHawaii_1.0, whole genome shotgun sequence contains these coding sequences:
- the LOC101313072 gene encoding uncharacterized protein LOC101313072 yields the protein MSTEAFQNPSSSTKRPLLLGEPKHTLAKSSSENGDNAVPRTCFSTVPSQSSKAASKIFEHLDKINSPKEKSSEPKLLPMSDRSPTKLSPSMLRGQALKSLEDVDSSKFLENPCYKNGNNLDVSSNQLILDASSQKHDNVKENCPSRVLAPCDNSSTVTNEVESTTERKDVMVKVKPAVSAASNTVVHPPEKKRPFEMSAHEYLELDDDDCSINGHVPGSFADGRVQVDKIAAANLEKPIASTEVKPPSSFALNEKSDSRTSDGVYTVAPGATGTVPKPVHTDKADKNNSDAEVPFRVPEILVSSSAAAAAPTSIFSTTSQVSNNLASQSSVSSMAPTANTNSGNNIAATSAVTTSNLFSSVSAPSFSAEPCSKFSVSSATTVTQVPENSPLELLGDKNKQDGGFANLSRTVLPGTSTTSAGTENSFVGVSAAASFPTATNQSGPSFSSGSGSGLCVQASPKLLFKCEPSTASTALTSGSSSLEFLNDRNKQGGSFGTVSSSLFSGTFATSASASSNSFGFSAAASMPTVTDQAPGSSLFSGGSGTGSGTHLSLLGQELRLPHRVHLFNLAHHLPVWCSIL from the exons ATGAGTACGGAGGCTTTTCAAAACCCATCATCTTCCACAAAGAGGCCACTTCTGTTGGGTGAACCCAAGCATACTCTAGCAAAATCATCATCAGAAAATGGAGACAATGCAGTTCCTAGAACATGTTTTTCAACTGTTCCGTCGCAATCCAGCAAAGCGGCTTCCAAAATCTTTGAGCATCTCGATAAGATCAACTCTCCAAAGGAGAAATCATCTGAGCCCAAGTTACTTCCTATGAGCGATAGATCACCAACTAAGTTGTCGCCCTCCATGCTACGTGGTCAGGCTCTGAAAAGCCTGGAGGATGTGGATTCGTCGAAATTCCTGGAAAATCCCTGTTATAAAAATGGTAATAACTTGGATGTTTCATCTAATCAACTCATACTAGATGCTTCTTCTCAAAAGCATGACAATGTTAAAGAAAATTGTCCATCAAGGGTTCTTGCCCCCTGTGACAATTCAAGTACAGTAACCAATGAAGTTGAATCCACAACAGAAAGGAAAGATGTAATGGTAAAGGTTAAACCTGCAGTTTCTGCTGCATCAAACACTGTTGTTCATCCTCCTGAAAAGAAACGGCCGTTCGAGATGAGTGCTCATGAG TATCTGGAGCTGGATGACGATGATTGTTCCATTAATGGCCACGTGCCTGGTTCATTTGCTGATGGGAGAGTACAGGTAGATAAGATTGCAGCTGCTAATCTGGAGAAGCCTATAGCTTCAACTGAAGTCAAACCTCCTTCATCTTTTGCATTAAATGAGAAGTCTGATAGCAGAACGTCTGATGG TGTATATACAGTTGCGCCTGGTGCAACAGGTACCGTACCAAAACCAGTGCATACAGATAAAGCTGATAAGAATAATTCAGATGCTGAAGTCCCTTTTAGGGTACCAGAAATTCTTGTGTCATCATCAGCAGCAGCAGCAGCACCTACTAGCATATTTTCCACCACTTCTCAAGTTTCCAACAATTTAGCAAGTCAAAGTTCTGTCAGCAGCATGGCCCCCACTGCCAACACTAACAGTGGTAACAACATTGCTGCTACTAGTGCTGTTACCACCAGCAATCTTTTTAGCTCAGTTTCAGCACCATCCTTTTCAGCCGAACCCTGTTCTAAGTTTTCAGTCTCTAGTGCAACTACGGTGACACAGGTACCTGAAAATTCTCCCTTGGAATTGTTAGGAGACAAGAACAAGCAAGATGGCGGTTTTGCTAATCTAAGCCGCACAGTTTTGCCTGGCACATCTACTACCAGTGCAGGCACAGAAAATAGTTTTGTGGGTGTTTCTGCTGCTGCGTCCTTCCCTACTGCCACCAATCAGTCGGGCCCTAGTTTCAGTTCTGGTAGTGGATCCGGTCTTTGTGTCCAGGCATCACCTAAATTGTTGTTCAAATGTGAACCCTCAACTGCCTCAACTGCGTTAACATCTGGAAGTTCTTCCTTGGAATTCTTAAATGATAGGAACAAGCAAGGTGGGTCCTTTGGTACTGTAAGCAGTTCCTTGTTTTCTGGCACATTTGCAACAAGTGCAAGCGCATCAAGTAACAGTTTTGGGTTTTCTGCTGCTGCTTCCATGCCTACCGTTACCGATCAGGCTCCTGGTTCTTCTCTGTTTAGTGGTGGCAGTGGAACTGGTTCTGGTACCCACCTGTCCCTGCTGGGACAGGAGTTGCGGCTTCCACACAGAGTGCACCTGTTCAACCTGGCTCATCATCTTCCAGTTTGGTGTTCAATTTTGTAG